The uncultured Sunxiuqinia sp. genomic sequence TGTAAGCTATAAATTTCCCTTCAATTTCAGATTGTAGTTCTCTGACATGTTCAATCATGGAGTCGTAACGCAGGTAGGTAAAGTTAGATACCGTATTGAAAACCCAAAAAGCAGAAGTTTCAGAGTAAGTAAGCAGATCTCCATTACCAACTGCAAAACATTCCGGCGTTTCTGTTATGCCACAGTACATCGGTGCATAGCAGGTACTGTAGGTGTCGTCTACTCCAAACCAAAGAATTCCACCAATCGGATTTGGAAGCCACGAACGACTCTGCGAGACGAATGAAAATCCGGTTTGCTGTGTCGATACAGCGCGCTCATTGCAATATTCAACCGAATCAACTTCCCAGGTTAGTCCGCGCCAGCGATATGGCAATTTATAGGGACCTGCGCCAATGTCTTGAGTCATGTCCAGCTCGGTACCTTCAAAATGATCTCGCATCATTTCCATTACATCTTTCACGCTAAGTTTTTCATCTGGTTTTATCCACAATGGTAAACGGTTTGAAGCGTAATTGGCAATGGTATCGTGCTCAATTATTCCTTTTGCATAATCCGTGTATTTATCCATGCCTGAAGTCACCTGGTTGAACCCTGCCCATACACGAGCTTCGCAAAAACGAGCTCCACCAAAGTCAATCGGAGCATAAACATCTGAAAAACTAAAGTCTTTATTTTTGCCATCAAACCATCCTTTTTCGCGGGCAAAAGAAATAACATCTTTGGAGTACATGCAATTTTGGGTGTCATTCAATGGGAAGTTTGTGATGCGAGCCTGGTTAGCATGTCCGCTAATATATCCATCGGGTATTCGACGGGCTACCCATACCGCACCTTTTTCGCCTTCTCCTTTACCAATCATTTCCATTATCCAGACTTCATTAGGATCGGAAATTGAAAAAGATTCTCCGCTGCTATAATATCCAAATTGATCGACCAATTCGGTCATGACCTTGATAGCTTCACGTGCACTTTTTGAACGCTGAAGAGCCACATACATCAGGCTGCCGTAATCCATAATAGCATCAGACTGGTG encodes the following:
- a CDS encoding C69 family dipeptidase, with the translated sequence MIKRTSLIALLVFIGSAYSWACTNFLVTKGASTDGSTMITYAADSHTLFGELYYFPAADHPEGATRNIYEWDTGKFLGVIPEVEHTYSVVGNMNEFQVAIGETTYGGREELHHQSDAIMDYGSLMYVALQRSKSAREAIKVMTELVDQFGYYSSGESFSISDPNEVWIMEMIGKGEGEKGAVWVARRIPDGYISGHANQARITNFPLNDTQNCMYSKDVISFAREKGWFDGKNKDFSFSDVYAPIDFGGARFCEARVWAGFNQVTSGMDKYTDYAKGIIEHDTIANYASNRLPLWIKPDEKLSVKDVMEMMRDHFEGTELDMTQDIGAGPYKLPYRWRGLTWEVDSVEYCNERAVSTQQTGFSFVSQSRSWLPNPIGGILWFGVDDTYSTCYAPMYCGITETPECFAVGNGDLLTYSETSAFWVFNTVSNFTYLRYDSMIEHVRELQSEIEGKFIAYTPAIDQAAKMLYETEGAEKARAFLTEYSINEANNMTDDWRDLYHYLLVKYIDGNIKKEKNGKFETNEHGLPAFPDQPGYPEWWYKAITKSTGNHFKVIGGAGH